The Synechocystis sp. PCC 7509 genome includes a window with the following:
- a CDS encoding beta strand repeat-containing protein, translating to MKQSQKNLYRPLLTAALLVGGAFQLAAPILAAGTTAGTGISNTATATYNDPNNPAEVIDATSNTVTITVAEVAGITNVAAGTTDSTPSTSVLPGDTLTYDYLITNVGNDTTRVFIPAPVVTGPATQAGTITYDIDADGDGTFEIVGTATAPTATVISAGGAIRVHVPILVSAGATSGAPIIVRLGDTAPNNNSAATQNQPDSADGPLPGEVRTVDVVTELSPNNGAPTNGEREASANQQVLVGAQPQAFAAVLKTQGTYSDNGTVGVFNDDLQTYNLTLRVDSAAPVGTPASLIPANLEGTPVNVDGTTANRILVSDAIPTVAVLSTVTPIPPSGWTVVYTNSSTSINANAALWQTNRASVTGRITRVGYVISTPIAKGANLSGFSFQVITSGLNATNGGTVANLAQLFGETVGGGTTIVYDESGDPTPTNFNDNGSRGPNTGIDANGDGIPEPVIGTGVANPTVDENDPTGNNTGTGAGGEDNILILAPTGAVLNGPIGVPTAVGPNSNNDDFTNQSTDIPAGTAPETLINPAPEVFTNTLSAPVTPLTNVLLRPEDGAATGTLPTNTTVTITFGGSSAVYTYNGTDFVFSSGTAITIPNISVGTSVNYTTTIDLPAGTALSTDLPAGFINGYAAPILAFTDVNENGDLDPGESFNTTIDRVYTGFLRLVKESRILVGTGPAVLGGDGTFSTAAKTPAPGNIIEYRISYSNISTAVSGSNNVTLNASNVTITESGITNTAVFPIAANGNNWGQDYSLPLGIDTSNVIGSAVDSGTGANIAFFNGTGGNVSATDQTGSTPATDVTRYVNIVSVPVEPGIAPRTFSFQRIVN from the coding sequence ATGAAACAATCTCAAAAAAATCTTTACCGTCCACTACTAACAGCAGCCCTATTAGTCGGGGGAGCCTTTCAACTAGCGGCTCCTATACTTGCAGCCGGAACAACGGCGGGAACAGGTATTAGCAACACTGCCACTGCCACCTACAACGACCCCAATAATCCCGCCGAAGTAATTGATGCCACCTCTAATACAGTCACAATTACAGTGGCAGAAGTTGCAGGTATTACCAACGTAGCAGCAGGCACTACCGATTCAACCCCTAGCACTTCTGTTCTCCCTGGCGATACGCTGACCTACGACTACTTAATTACTAACGTCGGTAACGATACTACAAGGGTATTTATTCCCGCTCCTGTAGTTACAGGCCCTGCAACCCAAGCTGGCACAATTACCTATGACATTGATGCTGACGGCGATGGCACCTTTGAAATTGTAGGTACAGCTACGGCTCCCACCGCCACAGTAATTAGCGCTGGCGGTGCCATTCGCGTCCACGTACCTATATTAGTATCAGCAGGAGCTACCTCTGGTGCGCCTATCATCGTCCGATTGGGCGATACCGCACCCAATAACAACAGCGCAGCTACCCAAAACCAGCCCGACTCTGCTGACGGCCCATTACCTGGAGAAGTTCGCACCGTAGATGTAGTCACCGAATTATCTCCTAATAATGGCGCTCCTACCAACGGAGAACGAGAAGCTAGTGCTAATCAACAAGTCCTTGTGGGCGCTCAACCTCAAGCTTTTGCCGCCGTTCTCAAAACCCAAGGTACTTATTCAGATAATGGTACGGTAGGCGTATTCAATGACGATCTGCAAACTTATAACTTGACCTTACGAGTAGACTCTGCTGCTCCTGTAGGCACTCCCGCCAGCTTAATTCCCGCAAATTTAGAAGGGACTCCAGTAAACGTTGATGGTACGACCGCCAACCGCATATTAGTTTCCGATGCAATTCCTACAGTTGCAGTTCTATCTACAGTTACTCCTATCCCACCTTCCGGTTGGACTGTAGTTTATACTAATTCTTCTACCTCAATCAATGCCAATGCCGCACTTTGGCAAACAAATAGAGCCTCAGTTACGGGTCGTATCACTCGCGTTGGTTATGTAATTTCCACTCCAATTGCCAAAGGTGCTAACCTATCAGGCTTCTCGTTCCAAGTAATCACCAGTGGATTGAATGCAACTAACGGCGGCACAGTTGCTAACCTTGCTCAATTATTCGGTGAAACTGTTGGTGGCGGCACAACAATTGTGTACGACGAGTCCGGCGACCCAACTCCTACCAACTTCAACGATAACGGTAGTCGCGGGCCAAACACAGGCATAGATGCCAACGGTGATGGCATTCCCGAACCTGTTATTGGTACTGGTGTTGCTAACCCAACCGTTGATGAAAATGACCCCACTGGCAACAACACAGGTACTGGGGCTGGTGGTGAAGATAACATTTTAATCCTTGCTCCTACTGGCGCAGTTCTCAACGGGCCTATTGGAGTACCCACAGCCGTTGGACCTAATAGCAATAACGACGACTTTACCAACCAGTCCACCGATATTCCTGCCGGTACTGCTCCTGAAACCCTAATAAACCCAGCCCCTGAAGTCTTTACCAATACCCTCAGCGCCCCAGTCACACCCCTAACTAACGTTTTGCTCCGCCCTGAAGACGGTGCGGCAACAGGTACTCTGCCCACAAATACCACTGTCACCATCACCTTTGGTGGTAGTTCGGCGGTTTATACCTACAATGGCACGGACTTTGTATTTAGCTCTGGAACGGCGATTACAATTCCAAATATCAGTGTTGGGACATCAGTAAATTACACTACCACTATTGACTTACCTGCTGGCACGGCACTATCAACAGATTTACCTGCCGGATTTATCAATGGTTATGCAGCCCCAATTCTTGCCTTTACTGATGTTAACGAAAATGGTGATCTCGATCCGGGTGAATCTTTTAACACCACAATCGATCGAGTCTATACAGGCTTCTTAAGATTGGTCAAAGAATCTCGCATCTTGGTAGGTACTGGACCCGCAGTTCTTGGTGGTGATGGAACCTTCAGTACGGCGGCTAAGACTCCTGCACCCGGCAACATCATTGAGTACCGGATTAGTTACAGCAACATCTCTACTGCCGTATCTGGTAGCAACAACGTTACTCTCAATGCCAGCAATGTCACGATTACAGAAAGTGGCATTACCAACACCGCAGTCTTCCCCATTGCAGCTAATGGTAACAACTGGGGTCAAGATTACTCGCTACCTTTGGGTATCGATACTAGCAATGTGATTGGTTCGGCGGTAGATTCTGGTACTGGCGCTAATATTGCCTTCTTCAATGGTACTGGCGGTAATGTTAGTGCTACGGATCAAACGGGTTCTACGCCAGCAACGGATGTTACTCGCTACGTCAATATTGTGAGCGTACCTGTTGAACCTGGTATTGCACCACGCACATTTAGCTTCCAACGCATCGTCAACTAA
- a CDS encoding ribonuclease H-like domain-containing protein — translation MNTTLLNYLSTAANLMELLDFQVCDRDLPDHILAQYLSAEAIAVDTETMGLLPTRDRLCLVQICDPQGIVAVVRIAKNQTDAPNLKQLLENLNVVKVFHFARFDLATLRQYLNIHVIPVFCTKIASKLARTYTNRHGLKELIQELENVELDKSAQSSDWGNAANLSDKQLDYASNDVRYLLSARQKLIAMLEREERLELAKKCFEALPTIVSLDLVQFKDLFEH, via the coding sequence ATGAATACTACTTTACTCAATTATTTATCAACCGCCGCTAACCTAATGGAATTACTAGATTTTCAAGTATGCGATCGCGATCTCCCCGATCATATCCTCGCACAATACTTAAGCGCTGAAGCGATTGCCGTAGATACTGAAACTATGGGATTATTGCCCACGCGCGATCGCCTGTGTTTAGTCCAAATCTGCGATCCTCAAGGTATAGTCGCCGTAGTTCGTATCGCCAAAAATCAAACCGATGCGCCCAACTTAAAGCAATTACTAGAAAACCTTAATGTCGTTAAAGTCTTCCACTTTGCCCGGTTTGACTTAGCTACGTTACGCCAATATCTAAACATTCATGTCATCCCAGTATTTTGTACAAAAATTGCTAGCAAGTTAGCCCGTACTTATACAAATCGACACGGTTTAAAAGAGCTAATTCAAGAACTAGAAAATGTAGAATTAGACAAAAGCGCTCAAAGTTCCGATTGGGGAAATGCGGCAAATTTATCAGATAAACAACTAGATTATGCCTCCAATGATGTCCGGTATCTCCTAAGTGCGAGACAAAAATTAATAGCAATGCTAGAACGGGAAGAACGATTAGAACTTGCTAAAAAATGCTTTGAAGCGTTGCCTACTATAGTTTCTTTAGATTTAGTGCAGTTCAAAGACTTATTTGAGCATTAA
- a CDS encoding DUF11 domain-containing protein has translation MKRSFLIGLGAVALLASGSFATEVPAIANLLPKTAIAQNIQAKRQVQLNLAAAKKIVQQTSDGKQQVSWQNLQGNVTVQPGDVIRYTVTGANNGDRPANNLIVTQPIPQQTAYVLNSSKTINITAIVTYSIDNGKTFVAKPTVKVKLTDGKVETRPAPAEAYTHVRWKFTSAIAAKSKVAAAYQVRVK, from the coding sequence ATGAAGCGTTCCTTCCTGATTGGTTTAGGTGCCGTAGCTCTACTCGCCTCTGGCTCTTTTGCCACCGAAGTGCCGGCGATCGCCAACTTACTCCCAAAAACAGCAATTGCCCAAAATATTCAAGCCAAACGTCAAGTTCAATTGAATTTAGCAGCCGCTAAAAAGATTGTCCAACAAACTAGCGATGGCAAACAACAAGTTAGCTGGCAAAATCTCCAAGGTAATGTCACTGTACAACCTGGTGATGTCATTCGCTACACGGTGACGGGTGCTAATAATGGCGATCGCCCAGCTAACAATTTAATTGTCACCCAACCTATTCCCCAGCAGACCGCCTACGTTTTAAATTCCAGCAAAACAATTAATATTACTGCGATCGTTACCTACAGTATCGACAACGGTAAAACCTTTGTTGCCAAACCTACAGTCAAAGTCAAACTTACCGACGGCAAAGTAGAAACTCGACCAGCCCCCGCCGAAGCCTATACTCACGTGCGATGGAAGTTTACTAGCGCGATCGCTGCCAAATCTAAGGTAGCCGCAGCATACCAAGTAAGGGTGAAATAA
- a CDS encoding CAP domain-containing protein, protein MQKLLPGMLLIVLAISSCDIPLNADIGLPSPEIVAASPTKPPSAMEKSIHQQINQYRQSRKLPPLTLDARISAQAKIHSQNMASGKVPFSHDGFDARVSVIRRQISYRAAAENVAFNQGYPNPAEQAVDGWIKSDGHRVNIVGQYNLTGIGVVKNAKNEYYFTQLFINRR, encoded by the coding sequence ATGCAAAAACTCTTACCAGGAATGTTATTAATCGTCCTTGCTATCTCTAGCTGTGATATTCCTCTAAATGCAGACATCGGCTTACCATCGCCGGAAATTGTAGCCGCTTCCCCTACCAAACCGCCCTCAGCTATGGAAAAATCTATTCACCAACAAATCAATCAATATCGCCAGTCGCGCAAGTTGCCGCCTTTAACTCTCGACGCGCGGATTAGCGCCCAAGCAAAGATTCATAGTCAAAATATGGCAAGTGGGAAAGTACCTTTTAGCCATGATGGATTTGATGCCCGTGTTTCTGTTATCCGTCGTCAAATTTCCTATCGTGCAGCCGCAGAAAATGTTGCTTTTAACCAAGGATATCCTAACCCCGCCGAACAAGCTGTAGACGGTTGGATAAAAAGTGACGGGCATAGAGTTAATATTGTTGGTCAATACAACCTAACTGGTATTGGCGTTGTCAAAAATGCCAAGAATGAATACTACTTTACTCAATTATTTATCAACCGCCGCTAA
- a CDS encoding alpha/beta fold hydrolase — protein sequence MEISFLPQLIAQLTETESISLAKSIKRQEIITPLSPKVIATSYVQQGNTGTPILLLHGFDSSVLEFRRLLPLLATQNQTWAVDLLGFGFTDRPKEIKISPSAIAIHLYSFWKTLINQPVILVGASMGGAAAIDFTLTYPKAVKKLVLIDSAGFSAGSAMGKFMFPPLGYLATKFLRHPKVRASISRTAYKDKSLASYDAQLCAALHLNMPDWNHALIAFTKSGGYTSFKDKLAQIKPKTLILWGENDKILDIADAEKFKSAIAPSQLIWLNDCGHVPHLEQPQLTAQHILKFTSA from the coding sequence ATGGAAATCAGTTTTTTACCCCAATTAATTGCCCAACTAACAGAAACTGAATCTATAAGTCTGGCAAAAAGTATCAAACGTCAAGAAATAATTACGCCTTTAAGCCCTAAAGTGATAGCAACTTCCTACGTTCAGCAAGGAAACACCGGAACGCCAATATTATTACTGCACGGATTTGATAGCTCAGTTTTAGAATTTCGGCGCTTACTCCCATTACTAGCAACTCAAAATCAAACATGGGCGGTAGATTTATTAGGTTTTGGCTTTACAGATAGACCTAAAGAAATCAAAATTAGTCCCAGTGCGATCGCAATTCACTTATATTCTTTCTGGAAAACCTTAATTAATCAGCCAGTAATATTAGTTGGTGCATCCATGGGAGGAGCCGCAGCCATTGACTTTACCCTAACTTACCCCAAAGCGGTCAAAAAATTAGTATTAATCGATAGTGCAGGCTTTAGCGCTGGGTCAGCAATGGGAAAATTTATGTTTCCGCCCCTAGGCTACCTAGCGACGAAATTTTTACGCCATCCCAAAGTCCGCGCTAGTATTAGTCGCACAGCTTACAAAGACAAAAGTTTAGCCTCTTACGACGCTCAATTATGTGCCGCCTTACATCTAAATATGCCCGATTGGAATCATGCTTTAATCGCCTTTACCAAAAGCGGTGGCTATACTTCCTTTAAAGATAAACTTGCCCAAATTAAGCCGAAAACGCTAATTTTGTGGGGAGAAAATGACAAAATACTAGATATAGCTGACGCAGAAAAGTTTAAAAGCGCTATCGCTCCTAGTCAACTAATTTGGTTGAACGATTGCGGACACGTCCCCCATTTAGAACAGCCACAACTCACCGCCCAACACATTCTTAAATTTACTTCTGCTTAG
- a CDS encoding Npun_F5749 family FMN-dependent PPOX-type flavoprotein codes for MFDSNWRVLLEKSLDCHRNITYARYLQLATVTTENRPANRTVVFRGFYGDKDCLKFTIDSRSEKVRQIAVQPWAEACWYFTETREQFRFSGLLHLVQVDNADMALQQARQACWQELSDNARLQFAWANPGQPRTKDSNFNPPAPNPVEPLANFCLLLLEPIQVDYLNLLGNPQNRYIYRRKDGWVVDEVNP; via the coding sequence ATGTTTGACTCAAATTGGCGAGTTTTGTTAGAAAAGTCTCTCGACTGTCACCGTAATATTACGTATGCTCGTTATTTACAACTAGCAACAGTCACAACAGAAAATCGCCCAGCCAATCGTACTGTAGTGTTTCGGGGTTTTTACGGAGATAAAGATTGTTTGAAGTTCACTATCGACAGTCGCAGCGAGAAAGTGCGACAAATTGCCGTGCAGCCTTGGGCGGAGGCTTGCTGGTACTTTACTGAAACCCGCGAACAATTTAGATTTAGTGGTTTGCTGCACTTAGTACAAGTAGATAACGCAGACATGGCGTTACAGCAAGCTCGTCAAGCTTGTTGGCAAGAACTTAGCGATAATGCCAGATTACAATTTGCTTGGGCAAATCCTGGGCAACCTAGAACAAAGGATAGTAATTTTAATCCGCCTGCGCCCAATCCGGTAGAGCCATTAGCTAATTTTTGCTTGTTATTATTAGAACCAATCCAAGTAGATTACTTGAATTTATTAGGCAATCCCCAAAATCGTTATATATATCGGCGCAAAGATGGGTGGGTTGTTGATGAAGTTAATCCTTAA